Proteins found in one Paraburkholderia caballeronis genomic segment:
- a CDS encoding CatB-related O-acetyltransferase, with the protein MAIRLVHSPVIATCNYICQTPIKSMLINIKLTSTILNALQDLRIYSTHRGNGRRFSIDQTISFDSKARIEPYVGFCVGQKLFSAGAFSYAHSELDPLQRIGRYCSIASSIKNFSAKHPLEFLSTSHFNFCDIEFYRQALEDLNKEKYTEFNVFPYKTYDAPAQIGHDVWIGDNVLLGRNINIGTGSVIGANSVVTHDVPPYAIVAGVPARIIRYRFPDNLIAKLLGLEWWDYSFTDFYNLPYPEPEKFVDHLQNLIDSGKISKFQPDNRPFAERLISKLDELGEPVPDSLSKALIFEKEREALNDRFPVPESCTNWHRAELDPRDGALMRFFAYQAWTEIDVTEDTSAIEFLVNFHVSTEAIDKFEVSVSGYKLTKILAGQDSLGRHRVRFEIPFHSNTGKRVVRLDLFCPISRRPSLQYANSKDSRILSLAISKPKLINTTRSQ; encoded by the coding sequence TGTAACTACATCTGTCAAACACCTATAAAATCCATGCTCATAAATATAAAACTAACCAGCACGATTCTGAATGCCCTTCAGGACCTCAGAATCTACTCTACTCACCGGGGAAACGGACGTCGCTTCTCAATTGATCAAACAATTAGTTTTGACAGCAAAGCACGTATTGAACCGTACGTTGGATTCTGCGTCGGCCAAAAATTATTCAGCGCAGGGGCGTTTTCATACGCCCATAGCGAGCTCGACCCACTCCAAAGAATTGGTCGTTACTGTTCCATCGCATCCAGCATCAAGAATTTTTCAGCCAAACATCCACTTGAATTTCTATCGACGAGTCACTTCAATTTTTGCGACATAGAGTTCTATCGCCAGGCACTAGAAGATCTGAACAAGGAAAAATACACCGAGTTCAATGTCTTTCCATATAAGACGTACGACGCACCGGCCCAAATTGGGCATGACGTATGGATTGGAGACAATGTACTGCTGGGCCGAAATATCAATATCGGCACAGGATCCGTTATCGGCGCAAATTCAGTGGTAACCCATGATGTCCCGCCATATGCAATCGTCGCTGGCGTTCCAGCCCGAATCATCCGCTATCGCTTCCCCGATAATTTGATTGCAAAATTACTTGGGTTGGAGTGGTGGGACTATTCATTTACCGATTTTTACAACCTACCCTATCCCGAACCTGAAAAATTTGTAGATCATCTGCAGAATCTAATAGATTCTGGCAAGATCAGCAAATTCCAGCCGGATAATCGTCCATTTGCAGAACGCCTTATATCAAAACTCGACGAGCTTGGCGAGCCGGTACCGGACAGCCTGTCAAAAGCGCTAATTTTCGAAAAGGAAAGAGAAGCGCTGAACGACCGCTTTCCTGTCCCAGAGTCTTGCACCAATTGGCATCGCGCAGAGCTCGATCCTCGCGACGGCGCATTAATGCGCTTTTTTGCATATCAAGCATGGACAGAAATCGATGTCACAGAAGATACCAGCGCAATAGAGTTCCTAGTCAATTTCCATGTTAGCACTGAAGCAATCGATAAATTCGAAGTTAGCGTCTCCGGATATAAATTAACTAAAATACTCGCCGGGCAGGATTCTCTTGGTCGCCATCGAGTCAGATTTGAAATACCGTTTCATTCGAACACTGGCAAGCGCGTTGTGCGACTTGATCTGTTTTGCCCCATCTCGCGCAGGCCATCGCTACAATATGCGAACTCAAAAGACTCAAGAATATTGTCCCTCGCCATATCAAAGCCTAAGCTAATCAACACAACGAGATCACAATAG
- a CDS encoding IS30 family transposase, whose product MQKLTGRGAMRSPGAPSHRREIERRFWKQIATGITSEKAAEAVGVSQAVGTRWFRHNGGMPLSMSSPVSGRYLSFAERQEIGLLSFQGVGIREIARRIGRSPSTVSRELTRNAATGRGRLEYRASVAQWKAEMVAKRPKPSKLVTNPRLHHYVQDRLEGKVRAADGREISGPRPAPFIGRNKPHRGDRKWVNGWSPEQISNRLQIDFPDDESMRISHEAIYQALYIQGRGALKRELVSCLRTGRALRVPRARAQAKAWAHVSEDVMISSRPAEAEDRAVPGHWEGDLIIGLNRSAIGTLVERASRFTMLVHLPREEGYGLIPRTKNGPALAGYGAITMANALKKTVADMPAQLWRSLTWDRGKELSDHARFTVESGVKVFFADPHSPWQRGTNENTNGLLRQYFPKGTDLSRWSAREIQAVATALNTRPRKTLGWKTPAEALDEHLKSVQQSRVATTG is encoded by the coding sequence ATGCAGAAGTTGACAGGGCGAGGAGCGATGCGATCGCCGGGTGCGCCGTCGCATCGGCGTGAGATTGAGCGGCGATTCTGGAAGCAAATCGCAACAGGCATTACAAGCGAGAAGGCTGCAGAGGCGGTTGGCGTGTCGCAGGCAGTAGGCACTCGCTGGTTTCGTCATAATGGTGGCATGCCACTTTCCATGTCGAGCCCGGTATCCGGAAGGTACTTGTCGTTTGCGGAGCGACAAGAGATTGGGCTACTTTCGTTCCAGGGCGTTGGGATACGCGAGATTGCTCGCCGTATCGGACGCAGCCCATCAACGGTCTCCCGGGAACTGACCCGTAACGCTGCAACTGGTCGCGGCCGGCTTGAGTATCGAGCTTCGGTTGCGCAGTGGAAAGCGGAAATGGTTGCCAAACGACCCAAACCTTCGAAACTGGTGACTAACCCACGGCTGCACCACTACGTGCAAGACCGTCTGGAGGGCAAGGTTCGCGCCGCAGATGGCCGTGAGATTTCCGGGCCGCGTCCAGCGCCGTTCATAGGGAGAAACAAACCGCATCGCGGTGATCGTAAATGGGTCAATGGCTGGTCACCCGAACAGATTTCCAACCGGTTGCAGATCGACTTCCCGGATGACGAATCCATGCGCATCTCTCACGAGGCCATTTATCAGGCTCTCTATATCCAGGGCCGAGGTGCTCTCAAGCGCGAGCTGGTCAGCTGTCTGCGCACTGGGCGGGCGTTGCGCGTGCCAAGGGCCAGGGCACAAGCCAAGGCATGGGCGCACGTTAGCGAGGATGTAATGATCTCCAGCCGCCCTGCGGAGGCAGAAGATCGTGCTGTGCCGGGGCATTGGGAAGGTGACCTGATCATCGGCCTGAACCGCTCCGCGATCGGTACGCTGGTCGAGCGCGCAAGCCGATTCACCATGCTTGTCCACCTGCCTCGCGAGGAAGGCTATGGGTTGATTCCCAGGACAAAGAATGGTCCTGCGCTGGCTGGCTACGGAGCTATCACGATGGCCAATGCACTCAAGAAGACCGTGGCTGACATGCCTGCCCAACTGTGGAGGTCATTGACCTGGGATCGTGGCAAGGAACTATCCGATCACGCCCGCTTCACGGTCGAGTCCGGCGTGAAGGTATTCTTCGCCGACCCGCACAGTCCATGGCAGCGTGGCACAAACGAGAATACGAACGGCCTTCTACGGCAATACTTTCCAAAGGGCACAGACTTATCCCGTTGGAGTGCTCGAGAGATCCAGGCTGTCGCCACTGCACTGAATACCAGGCCCCGGAAGACGCTTGGCTGGAAGACACCGGCCGAAGCTCTGGACGAGCACCTAAAATCTGTTCAACAATCTCGTGTTGCGACGACCGGTTGA
- a CDS encoding GNAT family N-acetyltransferase, with protein sequence MLDAMRSDQASTGESQKLVFRPAVASDAATCASLIFASGAREFGFFLGMPAAECIEFLRFAFVQTFGRFSWRRHWVAVADDGTVCAVLAVLDGRTLLFDDLHIAWLLVRYLGVTSRTLQALSRGVTLEGELPKPRRHQTLIAHCATNEHLRATGIFSALFRNVLRPKLLDVVDGRQLILDVLVSNTRAQALYRRLGFADTSRSRDRSPRLPSELASIRMVLDLRRGDGER encoded by the coding sequence ATGCTTGATGCGATGCGAAGCGACCAGGCCTCCACTGGGGAAAGCCAGAAGCTGGTTTTTCGGCCCGCGGTTGCATCCGATGCTGCCACATGTGCCTCGCTCATTTTCGCGTCAGGAGCACGTGAATTTGGCTTTTTTCTCGGGATGCCAGCGGCCGAATGCATTGAATTTCTGCGCTTTGCATTTGTACAGACGTTCGGACGCTTTTCCTGGCGACGTCATTGGGTTGCGGTGGCCGACGACGGGACTGTCTGCGCAGTGCTTGCCGTGCTCGACGGGCGCACACTATTGTTCGACGATCTGCATATTGCATGGCTGCTAGTGCGGTACCTGGGAGTGACGTCGCGTACGCTGCAAGCTTTGAGCAGGGGCGTTACGCTGGAGGGCGAATTGCCGAAACCGCGGCGCCATCAAACGCTGATTGCGCACTGCGCAACTAATGAGCATTTACGCGCTACCGGGATTTTTAGTGCGTTGTTCAGGAACGTGCTTCGGCCGAAATTGCTCGATGTTGTCGACGGACGTCAACTCATTCTCGACGTACTTGTGAGCAATACGCGTGCTCAAGCGTTATACCGGCGATTAGGGTTCGCTGACACGTCCCGGAGTCGCGACCGGTCACCGCGCTTGCCATCAGAACTGGCGTCGATTCGTATGGTGCTCGACCTACGTCGTGGGGATGGCGAAAGGTGA
- a CDS encoding aminotransferase class I/II-fold pyridoxal phosphate-dependent enzyme produces the protein MGLGDQIRQQLAAKALKRQLERVSDEAATPFVPSRTGLPGAGDAMFDARSRFEAMPQYQQVKIIQQMGETLRVQSPFFRVHDGIAGSTTQIGGREYLNYANYNYLGLAGDPDVAASAKSAIDRYGTSTSASRIVAGERPVQRELERELASLYEVDDCLVFVSGHATNVTVIGFLLGPGDLIVHDALAHNSILQGAQLSGAKRLSFPHNDWRALDELLERVRRDYRRVLIAIEGLYSMDGDAPELARFVEIRNRHDAFLMVDEAHSLGVLGETGKGIRERCGVASSDVDLWMGTLSKTLAGCGGFIAGCQPLIDMLRHLAPGFLYSVGLAPSLAAASLAALRRMQAEPWRVAMLRERGHQFVEEARAAGFDTGKSEGYAIVPVITGSSLKAAQWANALFDEGINVQPIFYPAVEERAARLRFFICSTHTQQQISDTVLALIRVKAR, from the coding sequence ATGGGACTAGGCGATCAGATTCGCCAGCAGCTTGCTGCGAAGGCATTAAAACGGCAGCTTGAGCGTGTTTCGGACGAAGCGGCGACCCCGTTCGTTCCTTCCCGCACGGGCTTGCCGGGGGCGGGCGACGCGATGTTTGACGCGCGCAGTCGCTTCGAGGCGATGCCCCAGTATCAGCAGGTGAAGATCATTCAGCAGATGGGCGAAACGCTGCGCGTGCAGTCGCCGTTCTTCCGGGTGCATGATGGTATCGCTGGCTCGACTACGCAGATTGGCGGACGCGAGTATCTGAACTATGCAAACTACAATTATCTGGGCTTGGCGGGTGATCCCGACGTAGCGGCGAGCGCGAAAAGCGCGATTGACCGTTACGGCACCTCTACATCTGCGAGCAGGATCGTGGCCGGCGAGCGGCCAGTGCAGCGCGAGCTTGAGCGCGAACTCGCATCGCTATACGAGGTCGATGACTGCCTCGTGTTCGTAAGCGGCCACGCAACCAACGTAACCGTAATCGGGTTTCTATTGGGTCCCGGCGATCTGATTGTCCACGATGCGCTGGCGCACAACAGCATCCTGCAGGGCGCACAGTTGAGCGGAGCAAAGCGCCTGAGCTTTCCACACAACGACTGGCGGGCGCTCGATGAACTGCTGGAACGCGTTCGACGCGATTACCGTCGCGTGCTGATTGCGATCGAGGGGTTGTATAGCATGGACGGCGACGCACCCGAACTTGCGCGTTTCGTTGAAATTCGCAACCGACACGACGCGTTCCTTATGGTGGACGAGGCACATTCGCTCGGGGTGCTTGGCGAGACCGGGAAGGGCATTCGCGAACGCTGCGGCGTTGCATCCAGCGATGTCGACCTGTGGATGGGTACGCTGAGCAAGACGCTTGCTGGTTGTGGTGGGTTTATCGCCGGCTGCCAGCCGCTGATCGATATGCTACGACATCTTGCCCCCGGCTTTCTTTACAGTGTGGGCCTTGCGCCGTCGCTTGCAGCTGCATCGCTTGCTGCGCTCAGGCGTATGCAGGCGGAGCCGTGGCGCGTCGCAATGTTGCGCGAGCGCGGTCATCAATTTGTCGAGGAGGCGCGAGCGGCCGGATTCGACACGGGAAAAAGTGAAGGCTATGCCATAGTGCCGGTCATCACCGGCAGTTCGCTCAAAGCCGCGCAGTGGGCGAACGCGCTGTTCGATGAAGGTATCAACGTACAGCCGATCTTCTATCCGGCTGTGGAGGAGCGCGCGGCACGTTTGCGGTTCTTCATCTGCTCAACTCACACGCAGCAGCAGATCAGTGACACTGTCTTGGCGCTTATCCGCGTCAAAGCTCGTTAG